In Janthinobacterium sp. 67, a genomic segment contains:
- a CDS encoding LPS-assembly protein LptD has protein sequence MSWFSASPPSQRWAFAISALVAATTVPVHAQKAPRPVHVEDPDAPTVMTANSMNGRPEREVNLDQNVVIERGKTTKMTADTACYKQVEDQFDAEGHIKMWRFGDYYTGDVLKLNMDTGKGFLLNPTYRFAVGGGQGKAERVDFINPDEANVIDGTYSTCEGPNPDWYLKSSTLNLDTGRDVGTGSKTIIYFKDVPILGTPGISFSLSGARRSGWLAPTPGFASKNGFELLMPYYVNIAPNRDLTLFPRYIQRRGIQLGATGRYMGETDAGLYQGETSFEFLPNDKQTKTNRYMIKSKHEQALAKGWSYSWDLREASDNNYPNDFSKTVATATERQLLRELRTDYRTEDWSLTARVQNYQVLQDPDPNVVVPRPYDRLPAVNFHAGKYDVWGGFDWTFDAEATRFAHPTLVQGSRLVAVPQVSFPIMRPGYFITPKLMLNASAYQLDNDARTKALLFKTTSFTRAVPTLSVDSGLVFERDTNLFGAKGGTQTLEPRLFYVYTPYRDQSQFPKFDTAEGTFNLTQIFTENRFVGSDRIGDANQVTAAVVSRFLQSDGTERMRLTFGQRFYFADQRVQLNSTTPVNQSRSDILLAATGRVSETWTADSLVQYNPSDRRLMSYNYTLQYQPGAKKVLNFSNRFQRDVLRNAEVSTQWPLTDRLYGVGRISYSIKDRSMLESLVGLEYKGDCWVFRMGAQRFVTTTKTVSTPIFFQLELTGLSNGLGLGANGLETFTKTIPGYQTLSQPLR, from the coding sequence ATGAGCTGGTTTTCGGCCTCCCCCCCTTCGCAGCGCTGGGCTTTCGCCATCAGCGCGCTCGTCGCCGCCACGACGGTGCCTGTCCACGCCCAGAAAGCACCGCGTCCGGTGCATGTTGAAGATCCCGACGCGCCCACCGTCATGACGGCGAACAGCATGAACGGTCGCCCCGAAAGGGAGGTCAATCTCGACCAGAATGTCGTGATTGAGCGCGGAAAAACCACAAAAATGACGGCCGATACAGCTTGTTACAAACAAGTTGAAGATCAGTTCGACGCCGAGGGCCATATCAAGATGTGGCGTTTCGGCGATTACTACACGGGCGACGTCTTGAAGCTGAACATGGATACCGGCAAGGGTTTCCTGCTCAACCCGACGTACCGCTTCGCAGTGGGCGGCGGCCAGGGCAAGGCCGAGCGCGTCGACTTCATCAATCCCGACGAAGCCAATGTCATCGACGGCACGTACAGCACTTGCGAAGGGCCGAATCCGGACTGGTACCTGAAATCGAGCACCTTGAACCTCGATACGGGCCGCGACGTGGGCACCGGCAGCAAGACCATCATCTATTTCAAGGACGTGCCGATCCTGGGCACGCCCGGTATCTCGTTCTCGCTGTCGGGCGCGCGCCGCTCGGGCTGGCTGGCGCCCACGCCGGGCTTTGCCTCGAAGAACGGTTTCGAGTTGCTGATGCCGTACTACGTGAACATCGCACCGAACCGCGACCTGACGCTGTTCCCCCGCTACATCCAGCGGCGCGGCATCCAGCTCGGTGCGACGGGCCGCTACATGGGCGAGACGGATGCCGGCCTGTACCAGGGCGAAACGTCGTTTGAGTTCTTGCCTAACGACAAGCAGACCAAGACCAACCGCTACATGATCAAGTCCAAGCATGAGCAGGCGCTGGCCAAGGGCTGGAGTTACAGCTGGGACTTGCGCGAGGCGTCCGACAATAATTACCCGAACGATTTTTCGAAAACCGTCGCCACCGCCACCGAGCGCCAGTTGCTGCGCGAATTGCGCACCGATTACCGCACCGAGGACTGGAGCCTGACGGCGCGCGTGCAGAATTACCAGGTGCTGCAGGATCCCGATCCCAACGTGGTCGTGCCGCGCCCGTATGACCGCTTGCCGGCGGTGAACTTCCACGCTGGCAAATACGACGTCTGGGGCGGCTTCGACTGGACCTTCGACGCGGAAGCGACGCGCTTCGCGCATCCGACCCTGGTGCAAGGCTCGCGCCTCGTGGCCGTGCCGCAGGTGAGTTTTCCCATCATGCGCCCTGGCTACTTCATCACGCCCAAGCTGATGCTCAATGCCAGCGCGTATCAGCTCGACAATGACGCCCGGACCAAGGCGCTGCTGTTCAAGACGACCTCGTTTACGCGCGCCGTGCCGACACTCTCGGTCGACAGCGGCCTGGTGTTTGAACGCGACACGAATCTGTTCGGCGCCAAGGGCGGCACGCAAACCCTGGAGCCGCGCCTGTTCTATGTTTACACGCCGTACCGCGACCAGTCGCAGTTTCCGAAGTTTGATACGGCCGAGGGCACGTTCAACCTGACGCAGATCTTCACGGAAAACCGTTTTGTCGGCAGCGACCGTATCGGTGACGCCAACCAGGTCACGGCCGCCGTCGTCTCGCGCTTCCTGCAGTCGGACGGCACGGAGCGCATGCGCCTGACCTTCGGCCAGCGTTTCTATTTTGCCGACCAGCGCGTGCAGCTCAATTCGACGACGCCCGTCAACCAGTCGCGTTCGGATATCCTGCTGGCGGCGACGGGCCGCGTGTCCGAGACTTGGACCGCCGACAGTCTGGTGCAGTACAATCCCAGCGATCGCAGGCTGATGAGCTACAACTACACCTTGCAATATCAGCCCGGTGCCAAGAAAGTATTGAATTTCAGCAACCGTTTTCAGCGTGATGTCCTGCGCAACGCGGAAGTATCGACGCAATGGCCGTTGACGGACCGCTTGTATGGCGTGGGCCGCATCAGTTACTCCATCAAGGATCGCAGCATGCTGGAAAGCCTGGTCGGCCTGGAATACAAGGGCGACTGCTGGGTGTTCCGCATGGGAGCGCAGCGTTTCGTGACGACGACCAAGACTGTCTCGACGCCGATCTTCTTCCAGCTGGAATTGACGGGCTTGTCGAATGGCCTGGGCCTGGGCGCGAATGGCCTGGAAACTTTTACAAAAACCATCCCTGGTTACCAGACATTGAGCCAGCCACTCCGTTAA
- a CDS encoding aminopeptidase P N-terminal domain-containing protein gives MTNYAARRAALLAQMLPGSVAIIATAPEVPRNSDCDYPYRHDSYFYYLSGFTEPDSAVALVAASATAPARAILFCRAKNTEREIWDGFRHGPEAARATFGFDSAFPIEELDVEMTRLLADAPAIYYALGGSLDTQVKLWRNNVRQKARSGVTAPAIAHDINGMLDAMRLLKDSEEQQLMRRAAAISSAAHVRAMRATRPGMHEYALEAELLYEFRRSGAQFPAYSSIVAGGGNACILHYSANNAVLQDGELVLIDAGCELDGYASDITRTWPVNGRFSGPQRALYELVLAAQQASLDMVRPGLPHSAIHEAAVQILAQGMLDLGLLDRQKSGSLQDVIANKSYMPFYMHGTSHWLGMDVHDVGAYRDTGAPGKPWRALEAGMVLTVEPGIYVRPGPGVPEQFWHTGIRIEDDVLVTPQGHEVFSTAPKSVAEIEQLMSQD, from the coding sequence ATGACCAATTACGCGGCACGGCGCGCGGCGCTGCTGGCGCAGATGCTGCCGGGCAGCGTGGCCATCATTGCCACGGCGCCCGAAGTGCCGCGCAACAGCGATTGCGATTATCCGTATCGCCACGACAGCTATTTCTATTACCTGAGCGGTTTCACGGAACCCGACAGCGCCGTGGCCCTGGTGGCCGCCAGCGCCACGGCGCCCGCGCGCGCCATCCTGTTTTGCCGCGCCAAGAACACCGAGCGCGAAATCTGGGACGGTTTCCGCCATGGCCCCGAGGCGGCGCGCGCCACGTTCGGTTTTGACAGCGCCTTCCCCATCGAGGAACTCGACGTGGAAATGACGCGCCTGCTGGCCGACGCCCCCGCCATTTACTATGCGCTGGGCGGCAGCCTCGATACGCAAGTGAAGCTCTGGCGAAACAATGTGCGGCAAAAGGCCCGCAGCGGCGTCACGGCACCCGCCATCGCGCATGACATCAATGGCATGCTCGACGCCATGCGCCTGCTGAAAGACTCAGAGGAACAGCAGCTGATGCGCCGCGCGGCCGCCATTTCCAGCGCCGCCCACGTGCGCGCCATGCGCGCCACGCGGCCCGGCATGCACGAATATGCGCTCGAAGCGGAGCTGCTGTACGAATTCCGGCGCAGCGGCGCGCAGTTCCCAGCCTATTCCTCCATCGTGGCGGGCGGCGGCAACGCCTGCATCCTGCACTACAGCGCCAATAACGCGGTATTACAGGACGGCGAGCTGGTATTGATCGACGCCGGCTGCGAACTCGATGGCTACGCCTCGGACATCACGCGCACCTGGCCCGTCAACGGCCGTTTCAGCGGCCCGCAGCGGGCGCTATATGAACTGGTGCTGGCCGCGCAGCAGGCGTCGCTGGACATGGTGCGCCCCGGCTTGCCGCACAGCGCCATCCACGAAGCGGCCGTGCAGATACTGGCACAAGGCATGCTGGACCTGGGTTTGCTGGACCGGCAAAAAAGCGGCAGCTTGCAGGACGTCATCGCCAACAAGAGCTATATGCCCTTCTACATGCACGGCACCAGCCACTGGCTGGGCATGGACGTGCACGACGTGGGCGCCTACCGCGACACGGGCGCACCCGGCAAGCCGTGGCGCGCGCTGGAAGCGGGCATGGTGCTGACGGTGGAACCGGGCATCTATGTGCGTCCTGGCCCGGGCGTGCCGGAGCAGTTCTGGCATACGGGCATCCGCATCGAAGACGATGTGCTGGTCACGCCGCAAGGCCATGAAGTCTTCAGCACGGCGCCGAAGAGCGTCGCTGAAATCGAACAACTGATGTCACAGGATTAA
- a CDS encoding UbiH/UbiF/VisC/COQ6 family ubiquinone biosynthesis hydroxylase — MHTPSTFDLAICGAGPVGMALAALLVQRGSRAAGIVLLDAKSIEQARRDPRTIALSHGSRQILEEAGAWPVEATPIHQIHVSRRGQFGRSLMDRSEHGVEALGYVARYGAVVSALADVCERLGVASLRPALVTGSVEDGDGVSVQIDQAGAASSLRASLLVQAEGGLFGQQPERTVSRDYGQSAIIAHVRTSAPIAHRAYERFTDEGPLALLPQDDGYALVWCVPPTRAEQLLALDDAAFLARLGAVFGSRLGRFMHTTPRLAYPLGLNAQANGTARTVAIGNAAQTLHPVAGQGLNLGLRDAAVLARVLAQDSSPAGLERYASLRQTDRGLTVRVTDTMARIFTGSAPTQGLLGLSLGLLDAFSPARKALAGLMMYGRR; from the coding sequence ATGCATACACCGTCCACTTTCGATCTCGCCATCTGCGGCGCCGGCCCCGTCGGCATGGCGCTGGCCGCCCTGCTGGTGCAGCGCGGCAGCCGCGCCGCCGGCATCGTCCTGCTCGACGCCAAATCCATCGAACAGGCGAGGCGCGACCCGCGCACCATCGCCCTGTCGCACGGCAGCCGCCAGATTCTCGAGGAAGCGGGGGCCTGGCCCGTGGAAGCGACGCCTATCCATCAAATCCACGTCTCGCGCCGCGGCCAGTTCGGGCGCAGCCTGATGGACCGCAGCGAGCATGGCGTCGAAGCGCTCGGTTATGTGGCCCGTTACGGCGCCGTCGTCAGCGCGCTGGCCGACGTGTGCGAACGCTTGGGCGTGGCCAGCCTGCGCCCGGCGCTGGTGACGGGCAGCGTGGAGGATGGCGATGGCGTCAGCGTGCAGATCGACCAGGCCGGTGCCGCGTCGAGCTTGCGCGCCAGCCTGCTGGTGCAGGCCGAGGGCGGCCTGTTCGGCCAGCAGCCGGAACGGACCGTCAGCCGCGACTATGGCCAGAGCGCCATCATCGCCCATGTGCGCACAAGTGCTCCCATCGCGCACCGCGCGTATGAGCGCTTCACCGACGAAGGCCCGCTGGCCCTGCTGCCGCAGGACGACGGCTACGCGCTCGTGTGGTGCGTGCCGCCCACGCGCGCCGAGCAATTGCTGGCGCTGGACGACGCTGCCTTCCTGGCCCGCCTGGGCGCCGTCTTCGGCAGCCGCCTGGGACGCTTTATGCATACGACGCCACGCCTGGCCTATCCGCTGGGCCTGAACGCGCAGGCGAACGGCACGGCGCGCACGGTCGCCATCGGCAATGCGGCGCAAACCCTGCATCCGGTGGCGGGACAAGGCCTGAACCTGGGTTTGCGCGACGCCGCCGTGCTCGCCCGCGTGCTGGCGCAGGACAGCAGCCCCGCCGGGCTGGAACGCTACGCCAGCCTGCGCCAGACAGACCGGGGACTGACCGTGCGCGTCACCGACACCATGGCGCGCATTTTCACGGGCAGCGCCCCCACGCAAGGTTTGCTGGGCCTGTCGCTGGGTTTGCTGGACGCATTTTCCCCTGCACGCAAAGCATTGGCTGGGCTCATGATGTACGGCCGCCGATAA
- a CDS encoding aminoglycoside phosphotransferase family protein — MSFTPNSPAAPASADARLTLLKAWLAPLNLVSPDSARPASSDASFRRYYRLDVLPGNATLPGKTLIAMDAPPERENVPAFVKVAGLLKGAGVSVPDIIAQDLEQGFLLLSDLGTTTYLDALNHDNASVLYAEALESLMKIQLASQPDVLPEFDRAFILREMNLFPEWFIGKHLGATLTDVQQTQLDKVFEAITANILSQQQVFMHRDYHSRNLMHINDGSLPNPGILDFQDAVFGPVTYDIASLLRDAYIQWDEELVLDWVIRYWQRAKQLGLPVNPDIDAFYRDFEFTALQRHLKILGLFARLNYRDGKDLYMGDLPTVLDYVRKTANRYTELKPLVRLLDALENKTPQVGYTF; from the coding sequence ATGTCATTCACCCCCAATTCCCCTGCCGCGCCGGCCTCCGCCGACGCTCGCCTGACCCTGTTGAAAGCCTGGTTGGCCCCGCTTAACCTCGTTTCACCCGATTCCGCCCGCCCCGCTTCCAGCGATGCGAGCTTCCGCCGCTACTACCGTCTCGACGTGCTGCCAGGCAATGCAACATTGCCAGGAAAGACACTGATCGCCATGGATGCGCCGCCCGAACGCGAAAACGTGCCCGCCTTTGTCAAGGTGGCCGGCTTGCTGAAAGGTGCCGGCGTGTCCGTGCCCGACATCATCGCGCAAGACCTGGAACAGGGCTTCCTGCTGCTGTCCGACCTGGGCACGACTACCTATCTCGACGCCCTGAACCACGACAACGCCAGCGTGCTGTACGCCGAGGCGCTGGAATCCCTGATGAAAATCCAGCTGGCCAGCCAGCCGGACGTCTTGCCCGAATTCGACCGCGCCTTCATCCTGCGCGAAATGAATCTGTTCCCGGAATGGTTCATCGGCAAGCACCTGGGCGCCACCTTGACGGATGTGCAACAGACCCAGCTGGACAAGGTCTTCGAAGCCATCACGGCGAATATCTTGTCGCAGCAACAAGTATTCATGCACCGCGACTACCATTCGCGCAATCTGATGCACATCAACGATGGTTCCCTCCCCAATCCCGGCATCCTCGACTTCCAGGACGCCGTCTTCGGCCCCGTCACCTACGACATCGCCTCGCTGCTGCGCGACGCGTATATCCAGTGGGACGAGGAACTGGTGCTCGACTGGGTGATCCGCTACTGGCAGCGCGCCAAGCAACTGGGCTTGCCGGTCAATCCCGACATCGACGCCTTCTACCGCGATTTCGAATTCACGGCCCTGCAGCGCCACCTGAAAATCCTCGGCCTGTTCGCGCGCCTGAATTACCGCGACGGCAAGGATCTGTACATGGGCGACCTGCCAACCGTGCTCGACTACGTGCGCAAGACGGCCAACCGCTACACGGAACTCAAGCCGCTGGTGCGCTTATTGGACGCCCTGGAAAACAAGACTCCGCAAGTCGGTTATACCTTCTAG
- a CDS encoding peptidylprolyl isomerase — protein sequence MHQLKIATVLLCAISGATTSSVWAQQAAPAPAAKPAAAAPAPVKGFTPPASSSGQTIDSIAVVVNDDVITRNEVAARIKSVEQRMKAQNIPLPDPADLRRQLLERMIVERAQMQLAKEMGVRVDDLTLDRAIGRIAEQQKMTVQELRNQMEKEGTPFATFREEIRDEIIMQRLREHEVDAKIQISDSEVDNFLEAEKAAASEQVEMNLAQILVRIPENSSPEQIAARRARAEEVSRQLRTGADFAKMAATYSDASDALSGGDIGWRQSDRLPPLFTEQLLKLKPGQITPIIKSNTGFHILKLVDRRSAAEAQAVAAVQQTHARHILLKVTPTLSAAEAKRKLLELKERLDNKAAKFEDLARLFSNDGSAAKGGDLGWLYPGDTVPEFETAMNALKPGEVSQPIESSFGFHLIEVLERKSDDVSKEKQRAAARNALRERKLEEATENWAREVRDRAYVEFRADDQ from the coding sequence ATGCACCAACTCAAAATTGCAACGGTTTTGTTGTGCGCCATTTCCGGCGCCACGACCAGTAGTGTCTGGGCGCAACAGGCTGCGCCAGCTCCTGCGGCCAAGCCCGCTGCCGCCGCCCCAGCACCGGTCAAGGGCTTCACGCCACCCGCGTCGAGCAGTGGCCAGACCATCGATTCCATCGCCGTCGTCGTCAATGATGATGTGATCACGCGCAATGAAGTGGCGGCCCGCATCAAGAGCGTGGAGCAGCGCATGAAGGCGCAGAACATACCGCTTCCCGACCCTGCCGACCTGCGCCGTCAATTGCTCGAACGTATGATCGTCGAGCGTGCGCAAATGCAGCTGGCCAAGGAAATGGGCGTGCGCGTGGATGACCTGACCCTGGACCGCGCGATAGGCCGTATTGCTGAACAGCAAAAGATGACGGTGCAAGAACTGCGCAACCAGATGGAAAAAGAAGGCACGCCGTTTGCGACCTTCCGCGAAGAAATCCGCGATGAAATCATCATGCAGCGCCTGCGCGAGCACGAAGTCGACGCCAAGATCCAGATTTCCGATTCCGAAGTGGATAACTTCCTGGAAGCGGAAAAAGCGGCGGCCAGCGAACAGGTCGAGATGAACCTGGCGCAGATTCTCGTGCGCATTCCGGAAAACTCCAGCCCCGAACAGATCGCCGCCCGCCGCGCGCGCGCCGAAGAAGTCAGCCGCCAGCTGCGCACGGGCGCTGATTTCGCCAAGATGGCCGCCACCTATTCCGACGCCAGCGATGCGCTGAGCGGCGGCGATATCGGCTGGCGCCAGAGCGACCGTCTGCCACCCCTGTTCACGGAGCAATTGCTGAAATTGAAGCCGGGGCAGATCACGCCCATCATCAAGAGCAACACGGGCTTCCATATCCTGAAGCTGGTGGACCGCCGCAGCGCCGCCGAGGCGCAAGCCGTCGCCGCCGTGCAGCAGACGCATGCCCGCCACATCCTGCTGAAAGTGACGCCGACCCTGTCGGCGGCCGAAGCCAAGCGTAAATTGCTGGAACTGAAAGAGCGTCTCGATAACAAGGCCGCCAAGTTCGAAGACCTGGCCCGCTTGTTCTCGAACGACGGTTCCGCTGCCAAGGGCGGCGACCTGGGCTGGCTGTATCCGGGCGACACCGTGCCGGAATTCGAGACGGCGATGAATGCGCTGAAACCGGGCGAGGTGAGCCAGCCGATCGAATCGAGCTTTGGCTTCCACCTGATCGAAGTGCTGGAACGCAAGAGCGACGACGTATCGAAAGAGAAGCAGCGCGCCGCCGCCCGCAATGCCTTGCGCGAACGCAAGCTGGAAGAAGCGACGGAAAACTGGGCGCGCGAAGTGCGTGACCGTGCTTACGTCGAATTCCGCGCGGACGACCAGTAA
- the pdxA gene encoding 4-hydroxythreonine-4-phosphate dehydrogenase PdxA encodes MSNLPLARRPAIAITCGEPAGVGPEISIRAAWAMRDEVNCILLGDAAFLALTASLIDPDIRLAALSLQAVRNSGLPQFGPGRLAVIDIPTVNNVIPGVLDKENGRSVLATLDAAVEGIEAGWFGAMVTAPLQKSTINDAGVAFSGHTEYLAEKTGTPQVVMMLAGEPGHGEPTLRVALATTHLPLKDVSAAITMDSLAVTLDILQADLQQKFGIAAPRILVTGLNPHAGEGGYLGREEIDVIAPAIAAAQARGIDARGPYPADTLFQQKYLADADCVLAMYHDQGLPVLKYATFGRGINITLGLPLIRTSVDHGTALDLAAQGLGLADCHSMEQALQTALDMLRASSPTRA; translated from the coding sequence ATGAGTAATTTGCCCCTTGCACGCCGCCCGGCCATCGCCATTACCTGTGGCGAACCGGCCGGTGTCGGCCCGGAAATTTCAATCCGCGCCGCCTGGGCCATGCGCGATGAGGTCAACTGCATCCTGCTGGGCGACGCCGCCTTCCTGGCGCTGACGGCCAGCCTGATCGACCCGGACATCCGGCTGGCGGCGCTGTCGCTGCAAGCCGTGCGCAACAGCGGCTTGCCCCAGTTCGGCCCCGGCCGCCTGGCCGTGATCGATATTCCCACGGTGAACAACGTCATCCCCGGCGTGCTGGACAAGGAAAACGGGCGCTCCGTGCTCGCTACCCTGGATGCGGCCGTGGAAGGCATCGAAGCGGGCTGGTTTGGCGCCATGGTCACGGCGCCCTTGCAAAAAAGCACGATCAACGACGCTGGCGTGGCTTTTTCCGGCCATACGGAATACCTGGCGGAAAAAACCGGCACGCCGCAAGTGGTGATGATGCTGGCCGGTGAACCCGGCCATGGCGAGCCGACCCTGCGCGTGGCGCTGGCCACCACGCATCTTCCGTTGAAGGACGTGTCCGCCGCCATCACCATGGACAGCCTGGCCGTCACCCTCGACATCCTCCAGGCGGATTTGCAACAGAAATTCGGCATCGCCGCGCCGCGCATCCTCGTCACCGGCCTGAACCCGCACGCGGGCGAGGGTGGTTACCTGGGCCGCGAGGAAATCGATGTCATCGCCCCGGCGATTGCTGCGGCGCAAGCGCGCGGCATCGATGCGCGCGGACCGTATCCGGCCGACACCCTGTTCCAGCAAAAATACCTGGCCGATGCCGACTGCGTGCTGGCCATGTACCACGACCAAGGCTTGCCCGTGCTGAAATACGCGACCTTCGGGCGCGGCATCAATATCACCCTGGGCTTGCCGCTGATACGCACCTCGGTCGACCACGGCACGGCGCTGGACCTGGCCGCGCAAGGGTTGGGCCTGGCTGATTGCCACAGCATGGAGCAAGCCTTGCAAACGGCGCTCGACATGCTGCGCGCCAGCAGCCCGACCAGAGCATAG
- the ltrA gene encoding group II intron reverse transcriptase/maturase produces the protein MKVTASSLAGSASSHVPTEWVAINWRLVQRNVRAMQHRLTKATQEGDWRRAKALQRWLTHSFSAKALAVKRVTENQGKRTAGVDQQLWDSATQKFAAIAQLKKQGYRPLPLRRVFIPKSNGKMRPLGIPTMRDRAMQALHLLALDPVLETLSDPNSYGFRKNRSTADAMSQIFLQTCRKVSATWVLDADIEGFFDNINHQWLVDNVFMDKSILSKWLKSGVIDRKQLMATTAGTPQGGIISPALANWTLNGLETELIAHLGAKFGKSKAGKLKVGVVRYADDFVVTSGSKELLETEIRPWIEAFLAVRGLRLSSAKTKLVHIDEGFDFLGWNFRKYSGTLLIKPSKKNMKTFYEKLRKTISENIGAKQENLIRLLNPMLRGWAQYHSPVVAKEAFSTMESLLYWRLRRWAMRRHPKKTDSWIRDRYWRPTESGNRVFAADVVTKNGNKAMKELYSLPGTAILRHTKIKGGYHPYDPQWELYGETLRQERMLKNMSYRREWAKLYLDQRGLCALCGYEMNMETGWHDHHMEYRVAGGSEALGNRVLLHPNCHINVHANDLHVAKPVPA, from the coding sequence ATGAAAGTAACCGCCAGCAGTCTTGCCGGTTCTGCGTCCTCGCACGTGCCAACCGAATGGGTCGCCATCAACTGGCGGCTCGTACAACGCAACGTGAGAGCCATGCAGCATCGATTAACGAAGGCTACACAGGAAGGCGACTGGCGCAGGGCGAAAGCGCTGCAAAGGTGGCTAACCCACTCGTTCAGCGCGAAGGCGCTGGCAGTCAAACGAGTGACAGAGAATCAAGGCAAACGAACCGCAGGCGTGGACCAGCAGTTGTGGGACTCAGCAACGCAGAAGTTCGCTGCCATTGCGCAGTTGAAGAAACAAGGCTATCGGCCCCTGCCATTACGGAGGGTCTTTATTCCCAAGTCAAATGGAAAGATGCGCCCACTGGGCATCCCTACCATGCGGGACCGGGCGATGCAGGCGCTTCACCTGCTGGCCTTGGATCCGGTCTTGGAAACGCTGAGTGATCCCAACTCATACGGGTTTCGCAAAAATCGCTCAACGGCCGATGCGATGTCGCAAATTTTTCTCCAGACCTGCCGGAAAGTCTCGGCAACCTGGGTGTTGGATGCGGATATCGAAGGTTTTTTCGACAATATCAACCATCAATGGCTGGTCGACAATGTCTTCATGGATAAGTCGATCCTGTCTAAATGGCTGAAATCCGGGGTAATTGACCGGAAGCAATTGATGGCAACCACAGCTGGAACGCCACAGGGCGGCATCATCAGCCCTGCCCTTGCGAATTGGACGTTGAACGGGCTGGAGACTGAACTGATTGCGCACCTCGGTGCGAAATTCGGCAAGTCAAAGGCAGGCAAGCTCAAAGTCGGTGTCGTGCGATATGCGGACGATTTTGTCGTTACCAGTGGATCGAAGGAATTGCTGGAAACGGAAATCAGGCCATGGATCGAAGCATTCCTTGCAGTCAGGGGATTGCGACTGTCCAGTGCCAAAACCAAGCTCGTGCACATCGATGAGGGCTTCGACTTCCTGGGGTGGAACTTCCGAAAATATTCCGGGACACTACTCATCAAGCCAAGTAAGAAGAACATGAAAACGTTCTATGAAAAGCTGAGGAAGACGATCAGCGAAAACATCGGGGCGAAGCAGGAGAATCTCATTCGATTGCTGAACCCCATGCTGCGGGGCTGGGCGCAATATCACAGCCCTGTAGTCGCCAAGGAGGCGTTTTCGACGATGGAGTCGCTGCTGTACTGGCGGCTTCGTCGCTGGGCCATGCGCAGGCATCCGAAGAAAACCGACAGTTGGATACGCGACCGATACTGGCGCCCAACCGAGAGTGGAAATCGGGTGTTTGCAGCGGACGTTGTCACAAAGAATGGCAATAAGGCCATGAAGGAACTGTACTCGTTACCAGGTACGGCGATTCTGCGCCACACGAAAATCAAGGGCGGCTATCACCCCTACGATCCGCAATGGGAACTGTACGGCGAAACCCTTCGGCAGGAACGCATGTTGAAAAACATGTCTTACCGGCGTGAGTGGGCCAAGCTCTACCTCGACCAACGTGGCTTGTGCGCTCTGTGTGGATACGAGATGAACATGGAAACCGGATGGCATGACCACCACATGGAATACCGTGTGGCAGGTGGTTCCGAGGCCCTTGGAAATCGCGTATTATTGCACCCAAATTGCCATATAAATGTGCACGCAAACGATTTACACGTTGCGAAGCCGGTCCCTGCATAG
- the murU gene encoding N-acetylmuramate alpha-1-phosphate uridylyltransferase MurU, translating into MKAMIFAAGRGERMRPLTDTCPKPLLKVRGRPLIVWHVLNLVRAGITDIVINHSHLGQLIEDTLGDGSAYGARIAYSPETTPLETAGGIAQARHLLGEEPFLAISGDIYCPYFDFKQVLDVLADKDVLGTPYPADQRDIAWTYLVPNPDFHPKGDFGLTLFAINNKDETKWTFANIGVYRPELFDGIAPGSHAKLGDLLRKYADQGRVGGEVYTGEWTNVGTPKQLDALNGVTAKAPAA; encoded by the coding sequence ATGAAAGCCATGATCTTTGCCGCAGGCCGCGGTGAACGGATGCGTCCGCTCACCGATACCTGTCCCAAACCGCTGCTGAAAGTGCGCGGCCGTCCGCTGATCGTCTGGCATGTGCTGAACCTGGTGCGCGCCGGCATCACGGACATCGTCATCAACCATTCGCACCTGGGCCAGTTGATCGAGGACACCCTGGGCGACGGCAGCGCGTACGGCGCGCGCATCGCATACTCGCCGGAAACCACGCCGCTGGAAACGGCGGGCGGCATCGCCCAGGCGCGCCACTTGCTGGGCGAGGAACCGTTCCTCGCCATTTCCGGCGATATCTATTGTCCGTATTTCGACTTCAAGCAGGTACTCGACGTGCTGGCCGACAAGGACGTGCTGGGCACGCCCTACCCGGCCGACCAGCGCGACATCGCCTGGACCTACCTGGTGCCCAATCCCGACTTCCACCCGAAGGGCGACTTCGGCCTGACCTTGTTCGCGATTAATAATAAGGACGAGACCAAGTGGACCTTCGCCAACATCGGCGTGTACCGTCCCGAGCTGTTCGACGGCATCGCGCCGGGCAGCCACGCCAAACTGGGCGATTTGCTGCGCAAGTACGCGGACCAGGGCCGCGTGGGCGGCGAAGTCTATACCGGCGAGTGGACGAATGTAGGCACCCCGAAGCAGCTCGATGCACTCAATGGCGTCACGGCCAAGGCGCCTGCCGCATGA